One window of the Triticum dicoccoides isolate Atlit2015 ecotype Zavitan chromosome 3B, WEW_v2.0, whole genome shotgun sequence genome contains the following:
- the LOC119281409 gene encoding pathogen-associated molecular patterns-induced protein A70-like, whose translation MDAPDVTPAWSLVRGYFSPATLFLLLNVVIGTIALTSRFHRRRHDHHGDDDRHHQQHQHKDHDDRYAPPPPPAPLARTSSVMERLRSLGLYRFRSGDFPPEYNYNHSAAGNVGGDDDEGSTQQYSRSRSEPAARKPASKTGNEAEKAARAKVAKKPVTEVRRLERAPVPAPARLVQRAPRAPAARAVLTEARRQDAGAPEAACVDERADDFINKFRQQLQLQRLNSLLNYKEMLNRGA comes from the coding sequence ATGGACGCCCCGGACGTGACGCCGGCGTGGTCTCTGGTCCGCGGCTACTTCTCCCCGGCgacgctcttcctcctcctcaacgTCGTCATCGGCACCATCGCGCTCACCTCCCgcttccaccgccgccgccacgaccACCACGGCGACGACGACCGCCACCACCAGCAGCACCAGCACAAGGACCACGACGACCGgtacgcccctcccccacctccggCCCCGCTGGCGCGCACGTCGTCCGTGATGGAGCGCCTGCGCTCCCTCGGCCTCTACCGCTTCCGCTCCGGCGACTTCCCTCCCGAGTACAACTACAACCACTCCGCGGCCGGCAACGTcggaggcgacgacgacgagggCAGCACGCAGCAGTACAGCAGGAGCCGGTCTGAGCCGGCCGCGAGGAAGCCGGCGAGCAAGACGGGCAACGAGGCGGAGAAGGCGGCCAGGGCGAAGGTGGCGAAGAAGCCGGTCACGGAGGTGAGGAGGCTGGAGCGCGCCCCGGTGCCGGCGCCGGCACGGCTGGTGCAACGCGCGCCGAGGGCTCCTGCGGCTCGCGCGGTGCTGACGGAGGCGAGGCGGCAGGACGCAGGGGCGCCGGAGGCCGCGTGCGTGGACGAGAGGGCGGACGACTTCATCAACAAGTTCCGGCAGCAGCTGCAGCTGCAGAGGCTCAACTCGCTGCTCAACTACAAGGAGATGCTCAACCGCGGCGCGTAG
- the LOC119276565 gene encoding WD-40 repeat-containing protein MSI4-like: MKERGGSRAAVDERYAQWKSLIPVLYDWFANHNLVWPSLSCRWGPQFEQATYKNRQRLYLSEQTDGSVPNTLVIANCEVVKPRVAAAEHISQFNEEARSPFVKKYKTIIHPGEVNRIRELPQNSRIIATHTDSPDVLIWDVEAQPNRHAVLGATDSRPDLILRGHQENAEFALAMCPAEPYVLSGGKDKSVVWWSIQDHISGLGDSSKSETSPGASGSKHSKTANEKDSPKVDPRGVFHGHDSTVEDVQFCPSSAQEFCSVGDDACLILWDARTGTSPAVKVEKAHGGDVHCVDWNLHDVNYILTGSADNSVRMWDRRNLGPGGAGSPIHKFEGHKAAVLCVQWSPDKASVFGSSAEDGFLNVWDHEKVGKKKNPNSPGGLFFQHAGHRDKIVDFHWNSSDPWTIVSVSDDGESTGGGGTLQIWRMSDLIYRPEDEVVSELETFKSHLASCTPRA; encoded by the exons ATGAAGGAGAGAGGCGGGTCGAGGGCGGCGGTGGACGAGCGGTACGCGCAATGGAAGTCGCTCATCCCCGTCCTCTACGACTGGTTCGCGAACCACAACCTCGTCTGGCCATCCCTCTCCTGCCG GTGGGGTCCTCAGTTTGAGCAGGCTACCTATAAGAATCGTCAGCGCCTTTACCTATCAGAGCAG ACAGATGGAAGTGTCCCAAATACCCTGGTCATTGCAAACTGTGAAGTTGTGAAGCCACGGGTTGCAGCTGCAGAACACATATCACAG TTCAATGAGGAAGCACGATCGCCTTTTGTAAAGAAGTACAAGACTATCATTCACCCTGGAGAG GTTAACCGAATCAGGGAGCTTCCACAGAACAGTAGGATCATTGCAACTCATACGGACAGTCCAGAT GTGCTTATTTGGGATGTTGAGGCCCAGCCAAATAGACATGCTGTCCTAGGAGCTACTGATTCTCGCCCTGATTTG ATTTTAAGAGGACATCAGGAAAATGCTGAGTTTGCTCTTGCCATGTGTCCAGCAGAACCATATGTGCTCTCAGGAG GAAAGGACAAGTCTGTGGTTTGGTGGAGCATCCAAGATCACATATCTGGACTTGGAGACTCCTCAAAAAGTGAGACTTCCCCAGGGGCATCAGGCAGCAAGCATAGCAAAACTGCAAATGAAAAGGATAGTCCTAAAGTTGATCCTCGAGGTGTATTCCACGGGCATGATAGCACTGTTGAAGATGTCCAGTTCTGCCCTTCGAG TGCACAGGAGTTCTGCAGCGTCGGTGATGATGCTTGTCTTATTCTCTGGGATGCCCGGACTGGTACTAGCCCAGCTGTTAAG GTTGAGAAAGCTCATGGTGGAGATGTTCATTGTGTTGATTGGAATCTTCATGATGTTAACTACATCTTAACTGG CTCCGCTGATAACTCTGTCCGTATGTGGGATCGGCGAAATCTGGGACCTGGAGGTGCTGGTTCTCCAATTCACAAATTCGAGGGCCATAAAGCTGCCGTCCTTTGTGTTCAG TGGTCTCCTGACAAAGCATCTGTTTTCGGAAGCTCTGCGGAAGATGGTTTCTTAAATGTGTGGGACCATGAGAAG GTGGGAAAGAAGAAAAATCCCAATTCACCTGGCGGGCTTTTCTTCCAACACGCAGGTCATAG GGACAAGATCGTAGATTTCCACTGGAACTCTTCAGATCCTTGGACCATTGTGAGTGTATCTGATGATGGTGAGAGCACGGGTGGAGGTGGAACTTTGCAG ATATGGCGTATGAGTGATTTGATCTACCGCCCAGAGGACGAGGTTGTTTCAGAGCTGGAGACCTTCAAATCTCACTTGGCCAGCTGCACTCCGAGGGCTTGA